In Sphingobacteriales bacterium, a single genomic region encodes these proteins:
- the crtI gene encoding phytoene desaturase: MKQKDLKVAVVGAGIGGLATALRLRHLGYQVDVFESSDSFGGKIKELRRDGFRFDMGPSLFTLPQLVKEIFDLYHVDFDKAFPYYALDVVCKYFYEDGLQLSVSSNPSKFAEDAEKLTFESRQRILKFLRKSEYLYNLTSTPFIFNKLFSFSNIFSWPFLKALLNAYRLNSFNSMHEYNKGYFQDKHLVQLFDRYATYNGSNPYQAPATLNVIAHLENNIGAYFPSNGMFQIPVSLYKLACENGINFYFNTKVDAINIKKKKVKSIVVKGEELNYDVVVSDVDIKTLYKKIIRGATLPKRIEKHELSTSALIFYWGISTVFPVLDVHNILFSQGYKEEFENLFQLKNIYHDPTVYIFISSKIVKTDAPEGCENWYVMINAPENIGQNWDQIIQTARKNITEKINRVLKTDIENYILFEERLDPLQIEERTSSWHGSLYGMSSNSVGSAFMRHPNYFSKIKNLCFTGGSVHPGGGIPLCLSSAKIIANHLSKTIIR, from the coding sequence ATCAAACAGAAAGATTTGAAGGTAGCTGTTGTTGGTGCAGGGATCGGAGGTCTGGCCACTGCACTCAGGCTTCGTCATCTTGGTTATCAGGTCGATGTTTTTGAATCGTCTGACAGTTTTGGTGGCAAAATAAAGGAACTTAGGCGGGATGGTTTCCGTTTTGATATGGGCCCCTCTTTATTTACCTTGCCACAACTGGTAAAGGAAATTTTTGATTTATACCATGTTGACTTCGATAAAGCATTCCCTTATTATGCTTTAGATGTTGTATGTAAGTATTTTTACGAAGATGGCTTGCAGCTTTCGGTATCCTCTAATCCTTCAAAATTTGCAGAAGATGCTGAAAAACTTACCTTTGAGTCCAGACAGCGTATCCTTAAATTTCTTAGAAAAAGCGAATACCTTTACAACCTGACATCCACGCCTTTTATATTCAATAAGCTATTCAGTTTCAGTAATATTTTTTCGTGGCCATTTTTGAAAGCCTTGTTAAATGCATACAGGCTCAATTCCTTTAACAGCATGCATGAATACAACAAAGGTTATTTTCAGGATAAACATCTGGTTCAGCTATTCGACCGCTATGCTACCTATAATGGCTCGAATCCATATCAGGCCCCTGCCACTTTAAATGTGATTGCCCACCTTGAAAATAACATAGGGGCATATTTTCCTTCAAACGGGATGTTTCAGATTCCTGTAAGCCTTTATAAGCTTGCTTGCGAAAACGGAATAAACTTTTACTTCAATACAAAGGTAGATGCCATTAATATTAAGAAAAAAAAGGTCAAAAGTATTGTGGTGAAAGGGGAGGAACTGAATTATGATGTCGTTGTCAGTGATGTAGATATAAAAACCCTGTATAAAAAAATAATCCGGGGAGCAACATTGCCCAAAAGGATTGAGAAGCACGAACTGTCAACAAGTGCATTGATTTTTTACTGGGGAATATCCACTGTTTTTCCAGTACTTGATGTCCACAATATTCTTTTTTCGCAGGGATATAAGGAAGAGTTCGAAAATTTATTTCAGCTAAAGAACATTTACCATGATCCGACTGTTTATATTTTTATCAGCAGTAAGATAGTTAAAACAGATGCACCGGAGGGGTGTGAAAACTGGTATGTGATGATTAATGCCCCCGAAAATATTGGACAAAACTGGGATCAGATAATACAGACAGCCCGGAAAAACATAACTGAAAAAATCAACCGTGTTTTGAAAACCGATATAGAAAACTACATTTTGTTCGAAGAAAGACTCGATCCTTTACAGATAGAGGAGCGTACCTCTTCGTGGCATGGTTCACTCTATGGAATGAGCTCAAATTCAGTAGGTTCTGCTTTTATGCGTCATCCAAACTATTTTTCAAAAATTAAAAATCTTTGTTTTACCGGTGGAAGTGTACACCCTGGAGGAGGCATCCCTTTGTGTTTAAGCTCAGCGAAAATTATTGCCAATCACCTTTCAAAAACAATCATACGTTGA